atgcataACAAATCATATCAATTTTGTGGAATTGGATCCTCTCCATTTTTTTCTCTCATGCCCTCTCTCATGTGCAATTATGAACCATTagattaatctaatggttaacAACAATTGGAAAAAAGTCAtttaaagaagagagagaaatatatttcagttttaattttttttctttttcttttttctattttcgtTTTTTATTTACTATATAACTTTCTTTTTCATtgtataactttttttaaaaaaatgattcccTAAAAATAGGGGTTAAGGTGTACAATTTATATATGAGAAAATTATCTATCACTAATTTAATtagctaattttatttttttttatctatttattaaataaaaataagaataattttaatatattatacaaAGAAAACGTATTTGTGGCTAAAGAAGACAAATTAATGTCTTTTTTTCCTTCATATTGTtaacataaaaatgaaaaaaaaaatatatatcaactactactttttcaatttttaattttaaagcttttttatttaaaaatgagtcattcagaatttgtaaacatATAACTTatacattaaatttttttatttattataaatcataAGTTATTAGTTAATTTACTATTATAATTAATTCATAGTTACAACATTTGCTACGTGTGTGTATTTTTATATACATACATATTATAACAATTCTTgtttttaattagaaaatatattcATAGTTACAACATTTGCTACGTGTGTGTATTTTATATACATACATATTATAACAATCCTCGTTTTTAATTAGAAAatgtataataataaattaactaataacttatgatttataataaataaaaaattttaatgtATAAGTTATatgtttacaaattctgaatgactcatttttaaataaaaaagctttaaaattttaaaaattgaaaataatagtagttgattttttttttcatttttatgttgacaatatgaaaaaaaaaagacattaATTTGTCTTCTTTGGCCACAAATACGTTTTCTTTGTATAATttctataatatattaaaattattcttatttttatttaataaatagataaaaaattaaaattagctAATAAAATTAGTGATAGATAATTTTCTCATATATAAATTGTACACCTTAACCCCTATTTTTAgggaatatttttataaaaaaagttatacAATGAAAAAGAAAGTTATATAGTAAATAAAAaacgaaaaatagaaaaaagaaaataaaaaaaaaaagaaaattaaaacggAAATATATTTCTCTCTCctctttaaatgattttttttttcaattgttgtTAATCATTAGATTAATCTAATGGTTCATAATTGCACATGAGAGTGGGCATGAGAGAAACAATTGGAGATGATCCAATTCCCAATTTTgttagaccatctccaatggtactTTTTTTTATTGGGTTCTCCACATataccattaatttaataattaaatatttaaaaaatttgtcatgtcataatagagttgcattgcaatgcaacaactaaaagattgtagtacccaatcaaatcaagttatgaggtaaagttgtgggacccatatcatatttttattaaagttaaaattaaataattttttttaatatgatgtggcttagtgagtcccataaagaactcaatgtaagaccatctccaatggtgcaacccatttttgagttctttatgggtcccaccagctatatcatctcaaaataatttatttaatatttattttattagtgtaaTTCAAATgagtcccacaactttacctcataaattaatttgattgagtaccacaattttttactagttacattgcaatgcaactctactatgacatgacattttgattcaatatttaattattatattgatgtctAGTTGAAAAACTCATTGAAAAATACCACCATTAGAGATGCTCTaaattgcaccattggagatgctcttagttCAAGTTagtataaagaaaatatttgtagatttactttcaaaaagtttgtataaagattaaaattttatttattttaaatgtaaaaaatGACTTACATTGATTAAATAAAAgtgtttaatttttacatatgTTTAATTTGCGAAGTACTACTACcttaacattaaattataaacgTTAATTTgtgagttttttttctttctaatttgtAACTAATACTACCTTAGCAcactactatttttttttattatgcactttattattctttcttttcatttcttttaacatttcatcatattttattatattttcaaacaatatcacattattattactattaaaagatttaatatttatgttgatattataattatttcttattttttaattaataattattttaataatgaaaGTCATTGAATCTTTTCAAATCTTAAAAATTTTAAACATCTATATTATAAATCTTTTCGAAAAgtctaaaaaattaatataatactacaaaactaaaaaaaataatcccTTAAAATCTCAATAAATACATTATACACCcccttaataattaaatattcatatatttgaccatttattaattatattaatgttttttattacTAACTTTCCAAACACACTTTAAAGAAGATACTATAATTAATTGTCAAGTTTTTTCAAAAGAAAACATTTGGTCAACACggacattcttcaacaaaaacAATGTTTCTTCTCTTCATTCCAAACTCCCAAAATTCAATCCTTCAAAATTTGCACTAAAAAATGAACACATCAAACCCAACAGCTTCTCCTCCGCCGTATTCCACCTCCGGCGACACCGAACCCTTCCTTCTCCGCACTCGCCGCTCCCTCAGCCGCACACCACCTCCGCCACTCCGCACCGCCGCTCGTTTCTTCCGTCGAGCTAGCTCAGAGCGCATGATGCTCCGTGAGCCGTCGTTGCGTGTCCGGGAGAGGGCGGCGGCGGAGGTGGAAGAGCGGCAGAGTGAGTGGGCTTACTCGAAGCCGGTGGTGACACTTGACGTGGGGTGGAACTTGTCGTTTTTGGTGGTTAGTGCTGTTGTTTTGTGGGGTAGTAGGAAGGAGGAGGCGTGTGTGCCTCTTAGGGTGTGGATTTTGGGGTACTTGTTGCAGGGATTGGTTCATTctttatttgttgttttggaaTTTAGAAGGAGGAGAAGGAGGAATAACCGTTTTGAAGATGATTCTTCTTCTTGGAGTTTTAGTTCTGAGAGTGGTTCTGATGTTGTTTCTGAGCAGTTTTTGGAGAATCAGGAAAATAGGTACAAACAAACAGCTTTCTCAATTTCAATTTTCTtgtcctttttgttttttttcatgtataattagttagtttttatataaaattaatttaatttatagaaTCTTGTTTTCCTAGGGCAGTTAGAGAATATATGGTAATGTAGGAGGATATTGCTTGACTTCGGTCCTCGGAATGcgctcctctcaaggtctcatGATCGAATCTCGTTAGATATTATTCATTCTTGTATTGGGTCAGACCATACCGAGTTTTGCTATGTGGCTTTAAATGAGCCTTCACAGCTAGTGGATAGTGGGATTGGTCCCCTTagattagtcggtcgcaaggctTGATATCaagatttcaaaaaaaagaaTTCATTCAATATGTGCATTGCGTTATACTATGATGCAGTTCAAAGTTCATTGCCTACTAAGTTATGTAACTTATGTTTATGATTCAAGTATCTTGTTGTGATTGTGGTTAAGGCTTTGCTATATTTAGCGTTGCTGAAGTATATAGCTCTTTGTTTTTGGCCTTATACAAGTTTATATGAAGTGTATTGTTCATTTAATTTCAGGATTATGAAGTACATAGAGTCAGCAAATACCGTTCTATCATTCGTATGGTGGATTCTTGGGTTCTACTGGGTAACTGCTGGTGGTCAGAGTTTGACAAGGGATTCGCCTCAGCTTTATTGGTTAGTTACAACTTGGAACAATATATATTATCgataaaattgtttgttttaTGCATTTGTCCCATGTTTCTAACTTGCAATTGTGTAACCACTAACCATCATGCGTGTTGTATTTTGCAGGCTTTGTATCATATTTCTTGCTTTTGACGTTGCGATTGTTGTGATTTGTGTTACTGCTGCATGTCTCATTGGAATCGCTGTTTGCTGTTTTCTTCCATGCATACTTGCTATTTTGTATGCAGTGACTGATCAGGTAACGGTAACACAGATCACAACAATTTTTCAACTTTATCTgacttaattttatatttaatgtggAAACAGGAAGGCGCAACCAAGGAAGAGATTGACCTGTTGCCAAAATTTAAGTTCAGAATAGTAAAGGAATTTAAGAAAGAGTGTAATGCCCAAGAATCATCCAGAGGAGTGATGACGGAATGCGACAGTGATTCAGCTTCTGAGCATATTATTGCCTTAGAAGATGCAGTAAGTTCCTATTTATTGATTATGGATTTTCTTTTTATAACATATTTGAACCCGCGCCCCTGCAGTCGGATGTCTATGCATAACTACCAAGTGAACTGGCTTTATGGGACTATCCTTTTATATTGCAGGAATGCTGTATTTGTCTTTCGGCCTATGATGATGGAGCTGAACTTAGAGAACTTCCTTGCAACCACCATTTTCATTGCACATGCATTGACAAATGGCTGCTCATCAATTCTACCTGTCCTCTCTGCAAGTTTAACATTTTGAGCACTGATAACCTCCAAGAAGTTTGAACTACTTACTCGGAGCATTGACAAGGACGACGGCACAGCCCTTTTCCATAACAATTGCAGATGATATACTGATAAAAAttagagaaagaaaaaataattttcatcTCTAACTTGATTAGATAAGGATCACCTTCAATAGTAATCAAATTTCTTGCTCATGATCTCACTTATTGTTTATTACTGTTTCTCCTAAATGACAAAGTTATAAAGTagaatgaaaatattaaaatccCTGTGTATTATTAATGTTAGTCTTGTAAATTCACATGATTGTGTGGTGGTCTATAGAAATGTTTGtattagtacaaaaatgttatGAGGAGTGAAGATTCAAGTATCTGTTTTGTTAAAACAACTGTGGTTCAAAAGTACGCAAATACTGAAAACACAAATAGAGAATACTAGATATCTGACTAAAAAAGTTTGACTAGTATTTCTATTATTCAAAGGTAGGGTTTATAGATTGCATTTTGTGTTTAAATACTGATGTCTTATAACAAACAAAACATCAATCAACATCTGtctaataacaaaaaaaataaaacaacacatTAACAATTTCTTTGATGATTGCTCAACCAAACTGGAAACCCAGTTACAATCTCAGTGGAACCATTGCAATCCACCGGAATTCCGGTCACCGGAAAAGAATATTCCATTGTTTTTACCCTCACTGAAATATTGATAACACCATTTCTCCTAACATTACTGTCCCATAACCTATAACTCAAAAACTGAACTTGATGATCATGCACGTACAAATCAGAAACAGGTATTCTTGCTATTCCAACACTCTTAATATTCCCCCATGATGTTTTGTATTTGACATCAGCTAttataaaccttgatttcaatggCACTTCTATTACGAGCTTCTCATTCCATGAAACACAGTTTCCACCATCACATTCTTCTGAGTTTTCTTTGGCGGAGTAACAGTTTTCATTGGTTGAACTTGAATCAGACCAAAGAGAAACAAATGCATTTTTCTTTATGGAGTTTTCATTATTCACATGGAGGTTTTCAGCATTTAAAATTGTGATTTCTAGAGTGTGAGACATTGGGATAGTTAGCTCCAAAAAAGTTGAAAACAATTCAAAGTATTTGGGAAATGGAATGGGAAGAAGTGGGGGATATAAATTTGGGTTTGTGAAGGAAATGTGagggaaagaagagagaaagaaagaggtTGTTTCTTTATGTTGATTTAGTTTGTGTTATGGAAAAGTTTGAGAAGAATGAATTAAAGGTAATGGGGCATGGTCCAATTTGTGAAGGAGTATGGAAAATGCATGTGTACATTTTGAAACTGTGGTTAGGGGTTAGAAAAATGAGCTGCAATATCAGTGGCTGTTTGGACTTGTTGGTGGCTGAAGTTACATGGAAATTTCATTTCTGTTGAGACTTTCCAAAGCTTTGTTGGGAAATGGTTGTAAATCTGTTCTGCTGAGTAATTTCCAATTAGAAAGAACTTTAAATCataaatttgaaaaatcaaattaacCGGCAGTTTTTGGGACTCTCAAAATATAGCTGCCACATGATTAATTGGATGATTCTAACTTAAAAGGCTTGTCATAGATgaggaaagagaaaagaaaaccaaaagtcTAGCACTCAAAGCTGAAACAATCCGACTGTGGTAGTAACATGTTTCTCATAACAAAGAACTTCAAAAAATTCCTAAGGCATGAGAAGAAACAAAGAGAGGAACAAGAAAATAATGGAGAGAAATCCCCATTCATTTTAACATGTTATTTATGTGGAAAGAAATGATGTGGCCAAATTATCCTTTAGTTAAAAAAGTCAAATCAAAAGAAATCTAAAAAATCTCAAAGGGCAAGAAAGTTTATGTTGCATGGGAAGATAGTGATATGGAATCCTCAAATAAAGAGGAAGAAGCCAATATCTTATGACAAATCATCAAGATGATGAggtaacattttatttttcttatcatgATCTTTTTCGCACTTGTAAGAAACTAACAAAAGAAACAAGCGAACTGGAATAAATTGTCTCTATATTCATGAATACCTCTCTTAAACTTAAAAATAATAACCTTGAGAAAGAAACAGTAGAGATGAGATATCACTACTTGAATGAGCTTGTGAGTGAAGAAAAATTAAAGTTGGGATATTGCAAAAGTGAAGATCAAGTGCCCGATTTTCTAACCACAGAAGTAATAATTGAAGTATTCAAGAGGTTGAAGAAACACTTGTATATAGAAGacttgaattaaggtggtgtgtTATGAAAAGTGTAATTCAAGTTAGTGTAACCGATTACAGAATGAAATGTATAATTGTTTACCACCCCTTCAGTAGCAGTTAAAAGCAAACGGAAGCATCATGTAATCGATTACCACCCATTCTGTAGCAATTAGAAGTGAACAGAAACATCATGTAATCGATTATCACCCcttcaattttcaattaattacatCAAATATGTAATTGATTTCGAAAAGTTTATTTTTTCATTAGTTGGTTAGCTACATTGATGTATTGATGTGTTGTTGTATATAAACCCAATGTTGGATTATTAATAAATAAGAACAATTATGTTCACCATAATTCTCTCTAATTTTCTCACTCTCTCTATTATTCATTGGTTTAtcattttcatcttctgattGGATTTTCCCCTAATAGATGCTTTACAATGTCTTTCCcatgaaatttttattttctctctttcCTTTACTTTACATTGACTCAACTTACCTTAACaaagattattaaaaaaaaacttacctTAACAAACCACATTGATGTGAAGCTAAGCCTTAGAGCTTCTAATAAGTATCCAAACACTATTAAAATGACATTACATTCATTGCTAAGATGACTTGGATATCAATAAATAACGCATACTACACGCAGCTAAACTCCCCTTACGAAAGCAACAACACGAGTATGAAATACTTGATGCAGAAACTGAGGTTTTTTCAGCACATGGTATTGCCTTGAAGCTCAACGTTTGTTTATCGCAGCAACGTAGCATTATTATAACCTTGTCCTCATTGTAATAAAACAATAAAGATAGTGTGAGGAAGCAGAACTGATTTTATGTGTTTCTTAAACCGAGGCATAAATATTTGTTCAATGCTTCTACTGATGCACTTTTTTGCCGTCTCTGAATGCAAGCACCAATGAAAGAACGGTGCTGTGAGTCGTTATGCATAAGCTGGGCTCCAAAGTTCTGGTCTTTTCTCACGACCGATGCAACCCATTCAACCTTAGGTCGTttctccattgtatacacacagcCGTTGCGGCCTCTTATCAATCTATCTACCATTCCAACCAGCTCCTTAATGGGCTGTCAAAATCCGGTCAAGTTGACGATGCACGGAAACTGTTTGACAAAATGCCTCAAAAGGATGAATATTCTTGGAACACCATGGTATCTGGCTATGTTAATGTGGGAAGATTAGTTGAAGCTAGAGAGCTTTTTGATGGGTTTTCATATAGGAGTTCCATCACATGGTCCTCTCTTATATCCGGGCATTGTAAGTTCGGGTGTAAAGCTGAGGTTTTTAATTTGTTTAGGTCAATGAGGTTGGAAGGTCATAAACCTACTCAGTTCACTTTAGGAAGTGTTCTCAGGGTGTGTTCATCGTTGGGTTTGATCCAAACGGGGGAAATGATTCATGGGTATGTTGTAAAGAATGGATTTGAATCTAATGTGTTTGTTGTTACTGGACTTGTTGACATGTATGCGAAATGCAAGTGTATTTTAGAAGCTGAGTTTCTTTTCAAGGGGTTGGGATTTGATAGGAAAAATCATGTCCTGTGGACTGCTATGGTTACTGGATATGCTCAAAATGGTGATGGCCGTAAGGCGGTTGAGTTTTTTCGTTACATGCACGCGCAAGGGGTTGAGTGCAATCAGTATACCTTTCCTACTATATTGACAGCATGTTCTTCTGTTTCGGCTCTTTGTTTTGGTGAACAGGTGCATGTTTGCATTATAAGAAGTGGTTTTGGATGCAATGTTTATGTTCAAAGTGCATTGGTTGATATGTATGCGAAATGTGGAGATTTAAACGGTGCAAGGACAGTGTTAGAAACTATGGAAGATGACGACATTGTTTCGTGGAACTCCTTGATTGTTGGGTGTGTAAGACATGGGTTTGAACAGGAAGCTCTACTCTTGTTCAAAAATATGCATGGAAGAAATATGAAGATTGATGATTATACATTCCCGTCAATCCTGAATTGTTGCGTAGTAGGTAGTATAGATCCGAGATCTGTTCACGATTTGATAATCAAAACTGGATTTGAGAATTATAAACTTGTTAGCAATGCTCTTGTTGACATGTATGCCAAAACTAGGGACATGATTTGTGCGTACACAGTGTTCGAAAACATGTTTGAGAAAGATGTCATCTCATGGACCTCCCTTGTCACTGGTTATGCACAAAATGGCTCCCATGAAGAATCATTGAAGATTTTTTGTGACATGAGAGTCGCAGGGGTAAATCCAGACCAATTTATTGTTGCAAGTATTTTGAGTGCATGTGCAGA
The Vicia villosa cultivar HV-30 ecotype Madison, WI linkage group LG6, Vvil1.0, whole genome shotgun sequence genome window above contains:
- the LOC131609552 gene encoding E3 ubiquitin-protein ligase At1g63170-like; protein product: MNTSNPTASPPPYSTSGDTEPFLLRTRRSLSRTPPPPLRTAARFFRRASSERMMLREPSLRVRERAAAEVEERQSEWAYSKPVVTLDVGWNLSFLVVSAVVLWGSRKEEACVPLRVWILGYLLQGLVHSLFVVLEFRRRRRRNNRFEDDSSSWSFSSESGSDVVSEQFLENQENRIMKYIESANTVLSFVWWILGFYWVTAGGQSLTRDSPQLYWLCIIFLAFDVAIVVICVTAACLIGIAVCCFLPCILAILYAVTDQEGATKEEIDLLPKFKFRIVKEFKKECNAQESSRGVMTECDSDSASEHIIALEDAECCICLSAYDDGAELRELPCNHHFHCTCIDKWLLINSTCPLCKFNILSTDNLQEV
- the LOC131609553 gene encoding BON1-associated protein 1-like, whose amino-acid sequence is MSHTLEITILNAENLHVNNENSIKKNAFVSLWSDSSSTNENCYSAKENSEECDGGNCVSWNEKLVIEVPLKSRFIIADVKYKTSWGNIKSVGIARIPVSDLYVHDHQVQFLSYRLWDSNVRRNGVINISVRVKTMEYSFPVTGIPVDCNGSTEIVTGFPVWLSNHQRNC
- the LOC131609550 gene encoding pentatricopeptide repeat-containing protein At2g03880, mitochondrial-like gives rise to the protein MHKLGSKVLVFSHDRCNPFNLRSFLHCIHTAVAASYQSIYHSNQLLNGLSKSGQVDDARKLFDKMPQKDEYSWNTMVSGYVNVGRLVEARELFDGFSYRSSITWSSLISGHCKFGCKAEVFNLFRSMRLEGHKPTQFTLGSVLRVCSSLGLIQTGEMIHGYVVKNGFESNVFVVTGLVDMYAKCKCILEAEFLFKGLGFDRKNHVLWTAMVTGYAQNGDGRKAVEFFRYMHAQGVECNQYTFPTILTACSSVSALCFGEQVHVCIIRSGFGCNVYVQSALVDMYAKCGDLNGARTVLETMEDDDIVSWNSLIVGCVRHGFEQEALLLFKNMHGRNMKIDDYTFPSILNCCVVGSIDPRSVHDLIIKTGFENYKLVSNALVDMYAKTRDMICAYTVFENMFEKDVISWTSLVTGYAQNGSHEESLKIFCDMRVAGVNPDQFIVASILSACAELTLLEFGKQVHSDFIKSGLWSSRSVDNSLVAMYAKCGCLDDADTIFVSMEVKDVITWTALIVGYAQNGKGRDSLRFYDAMVSSDTKPDFITFIGLLFACSHAGLVDEGRRYFQQMNKVYGIKPGPEHYACMIDLFGRSGKLDEAKELLDQMDVKPDATVWKSLLAACRVHGNLELGERAATNLFELEPDNAMPYVMLSNMYSAAHKWDNAAKIRKLMKSKGIVKEPGCSWLEINSRVHNFISDDRGHPREAEIYSKIDEIMVRIKEAGSVPDMNFSLHDMDKEGKEVGLAYHSEKLAVAFGLLAAPPSAPIRIFKNLRVCGDCHSAMKYISKVFTRHIILRDSNCFHHFREGECSCGDYW